A stretch of the Lactuca sativa cultivar Salinas chromosome 9, Lsat_Salinas_v11, whole genome shotgun sequence genome encodes the following:
- the LOC111921688 gene encoding peptidyl-prolyl cis-trans isomerase CYP63 isoform X2, translating to MSKNKNPSVFLDLSIEGSPAERIVIELFADIVPRTAENFRALCTGEKGIGSVTGKPLHYKGIIFHRIIKGFMAQGGDFSKQNGTGGESIYGGKFADENFKLDHSGAGILSMANGGPNTNGSQFFILFKRQPHLDGKHVVFGKVTKGMETIKKIELLGTSDGKPSGVVKIVDCGEVIEDKKNNVVEPVKGKKKKTVKKDISSSDDSSDGRVKKRRGSSIREKLRKRRKYSPSDSDSESYSSESDSDSYSESESEADSDSSSSSAGGKRRKKRSTKKEVKQRKNKRKEKRRLPGKRSRRRSSGSSSETESGSSSSDDGKANRRVAKAKNRPSSTSVRKSSPDLSRKEPESKVEIKDQNSKKTLEEQELLKNGIVKEKETLSNKPSGKQSQDSDDSSRSRSGGSPVRRSGSPISKRVSKSPSQNEKGSRPSDNTERSRSPNGNGTPKRVRKGRGFTKEYSFARRYRTPSPDRSPRRSHQFGYPQPHHDRYPNYRRYSERSPPRRNRSPPRGRSPPRRRSRSQSPVERRADISEKLKSRLGPRVASPSPSHKAKRAASPSPGKHQPKKMVSVVSSRSRSRSRSRSIPPGAGGQRGLVSYGDISP from the exons ATGAGTAAGAATAAAAACCCTAGTGTGTTCTTGGACTTATCAATAGAAGGAAGTCCTGCAGAAAGAATTGTCATCGAG CTTTTTGCCGATATTGTCCCTAGAACAGCTGAGAATTTTCGAGCACTATGCACAG GGGAGAAGGGCATTGGAAGCGTTACTGGAAAACCATTGCACTACAAGGGAATTATATTCCATCGCATTATTAAAGGCTTCATGGCTCAA GGAGGCGATTTCTCAAAACAAAATG GCACTGGTGGGGAAAGCATCTATGGAGGAAAGTTTGCAG ATGAGAACTTTAAGCTGGATCATAGTGGAGCTGGAATACTCTCTATGGCAAATGGTGGCCCAAATACAAATGGATCTCAGTTCTTTATACTCTTCAAGCGCCAACCCCATCTTGATGG GAAACATGTTGTTTTTGGTAAGGTAACAAAGGGAATGGAGACAATTAAGAAGATTGAGCTGTTGGGAACAAGTGATGGAAAACCTTCTGGTGTGGTAAAAATTGTGGATTGTGGTGAAGTTATTGAAGATAAGAAGAACAATGTGGTGGAACCCGTAAAAG gtaaaaagaaaaaaactgtGAAGAAAGATATCTCTTCTTCTGATGACAGTTCGGATGGGCGAGTAAAAAAACGCCGGGGATCATCTATCAGGGAGAAATTGAGGAAACGAAGGAAGTACTCACCATCTGATTCAGATTCCGAATCTTATTCTTCGGAGAGTGATTCCGATTCCTATTCGGAGTCGGAATCGGAAGCTGATTCCGACTCTTCAAGTTCATCTGCTGGTGGTAAAAGAAGGAAGAAGAGGTCAACAAAAAAAGAAGTCAAACAGCGTAAGAACAAACGGAAAGAAAAGAGACGCTTGCCCGGCAAAAGATCAAGGAGAAG GAGCTCTGGGAGTTCAAGTGAAACAGAAAGTGGAAGTAGCAGTTCTGATGATGGAAAAGCAAATCGACGTGTTGCAAAGGCCAAAAATAGACCTTCAAGTACTTCTG TGAGGAAAAGTTCACCAGATCTGTCACGAAAGGAACCTGAATCAAAGGTGGAAATTAAGGATCAAAATTCAAAGAAAACCTTGGAAGAGCAAGAGCTTCTTAAAAATGGGATTGTGAAGGAGAAGGAAACTCTATCTAATAAGCCATCTGGCAAGCAAAGTCAAGATTCAGATGACTCGAGCAGATCCAG GAGTGGGGGAAGTCCTGTAAGGAGAAGTGGAAGCCCAATCTCAAAGAGGGTTTCAAAAAGTCCGTCACAAAATGAAAAAGGGTCTCGACCTTCTGACAACACTGAAAGAAGCAGATCACCAAATGGAAATGGGACTCCAAAAAGAGTTAGAAAAGGACGAGGTTTCACCAAGGAATATTCCTTTGCACGAAGATACCGCACCCCCAGCCCTGACCGCTCACCCCGCAGGTCTCATCAGTTTGGCTACCCTCAGCCTCATCATGATAG ATATCCAAATTATCGAAGATATTCTGAGCGGTCCCCACCACGAAGAAACAGAAGTCCACCGAGAGGCAGGAGCCCTCCCAG GAGAAGGAGTCGTAGCCAAAGTCCAGTTGAAAGGCGAGCAGATATAAGCGAAAAATTAAAGTCGCGGCTTGGACCTCGGGTGGCATCACCCTCACCCTCACACAAAGCCAAAAGGGCGGCTTCTCCATCTCCAGGTAAGCATCAGCCTAAGAAAATGGTGTCTGTGGTTTCAAGCAGGTCAAGGTCAAGGTCAAGGTCAAGGTCAATCCCACCTGGTGCTGGTGGTCAAAGGGGTCTTGTTTCCTATGGTGATATTAGCCCATAA
- the LOC111921688 gene encoding peptidyl-prolyl cis-trans isomerase CYP63 isoform X1, translated as MSKNKNPSVFLDLSIEGSPAERIVIELFADIVPRTAENFRALCTGEKGIGSVTGKPLHYKGIIFHRIIKGFMAQGGDFSKQNGTGGESIYGGKFADENFKLDHSGAGILSMANGGPNTNGSQFFILFKRQPHLDGKHVVFGKVTKGMETIKKIELLGTSDGKPSGVVKIVDCGEVIEDKKNNVVEPVKGKKKKTVKKDISSSDDSSDGRVKKRRGSSIREKLRKRRKYSPSDSDSESYSSESDSDSYSESESEADSDSSSSSAGGKRRKKRSTKKEVKQRKNKRKEKRRLPGKRSRRRSSGSSSETESGSSSSDDGKANRRVAKAKNRPSSTSVRKSSPDLSRKEPESKVEIKDQNSKKTLEEQELLKNGIVKEKETLSNKPSGKQSQDSDDSSRSRSGGSPVRRSGSPISKRVSKSPSQNEKGSRPSDNTERSRSPNGNGTPKRVRKGRGFTKEYSFARRYRTPSPDRSPRRSHQFGYPQPHHDRYPNYRRYSERSPPRRNRSPPRGRSPPRYRRRSRSQSPVERRADISEKLKSRLGPRVASPSPSHKAKRAASPSPGKHQPKKMVSVVSSRSRSRSRSRSIPPGAGGQRGLVSYGDISP; from the exons ATGAGTAAGAATAAAAACCCTAGTGTGTTCTTGGACTTATCAATAGAAGGAAGTCCTGCAGAAAGAATTGTCATCGAG CTTTTTGCCGATATTGTCCCTAGAACAGCTGAGAATTTTCGAGCACTATGCACAG GGGAGAAGGGCATTGGAAGCGTTACTGGAAAACCATTGCACTACAAGGGAATTATATTCCATCGCATTATTAAAGGCTTCATGGCTCAA GGAGGCGATTTCTCAAAACAAAATG GCACTGGTGGGGAAAGCATCTATGGAGGAAAGTTTGCAG ATGAGAACTTTAAGCTGGATCATAGTGGAGCTGGAATACTCTCTATGGCAAATGGTGGCCCAAATACAAATGGATCTCAGTTCTTTATACTCTTCAAGCGCCAACCCCATCTTGATGG GAAACATGTTGTTTTTGGTAAGGTAACAAAGGGAATGGAGACAATTAAGAAGATTGAGCTGTTGGGAACAAGTGATGGAAAACCTTCTGGTGTGGTAAAAATTGTGGATTGTGGTGAAGTTATTGAAGATAAGAAGAACAATGTGGTGGAACCCGTAAAAG gtaaaaagaaaaaaactgtGAAGAAAGATATCTCTTCTTCTGATGACAGTTCGGATGGGCGAGTAAAAAAACGCCGGGGATCATCTATCAGGGAGAAATTGAGGAAACGAAGGAAGTACTCACCATCTGATTCAGATTCCGAATCTTATTCTTCGGAGAGTGATTCCGATTCCTATTCGGAGTCGGAATCGGAAGCTGATTCCGACTCTTCAAGTTCATCTGCTGGTGGTAAAAGAAGGAAGAAGAGGTCAACAAAAAAAGAAGTCAAACAGCGTAAGAACAAACGGAAAGAAAAGAGACGCTTGCCCGGCAAAAGATCAAGGAGAAG GAGCTCTGGGAGTTCAAGTGAAACAGAAAGTGGAAGTAGCAGTTCTGATGATGGAAAAGCAAATCGACGTGTTGCAAAGGCCAAAAATAGACCTTCAAGTACTTCTG TGAGGAAAAGTTCACCAGATCTGTCACGAAAGGAACCTGAATCAAAGGTGGAAATTAAGGATCAAAATTCAAAGAAAACCTTGGAAGAGCAAGAGCTTCTTAAAAATGGGATTGTGAAGGAGAAGGAAACTCTATCTAATAAGCCATCTGGCAAGCAAAGTCAAGATTCAGATGACTCGAGCAGATCCAG GAGTGGGGGAAGTCCTGTAAGGAGAAGTGGAAGCCCAATCTCAAAGAGGGTTTCAAAAAGTCCGTCACAAAATGAAAAAGGGTCTCGACCTTCTGACAACACTGAAAGAAGCAGATCACCAAATGGAAATGGGACTCCAAAAAGAGTTAGAAAAGGACGAGGTTTCACCAAGGAATATTCCTTTGCACGAAGATACCGCACCCCCAGCCCTGACCGCTCACCCCGCAGGTCTCATCAGTTTGGCTACCCTCAGCCTCATCATGATAG ATATCCAAATTATCGAAGATATTCTGAGCGGTCCCCACCACGAAGAAACAGAAGTCCACCGAGAGGCAGGAGCCCTCCCAG GTATAGGAGAAGGAGTCGTAGCCAAAGTCCAGTTGAAAGGCGAGCAGATATAAGCGAAAAATTAAAGTCGCGGCTTGGACCTCGGGTGGCATCACCCTCACCCTCACACAAAGCCAAAAGGGCGGCTTCTCCATCTCCAGGTAAGCATCAGCCTAAGAAAATGGTGTCTGTGGTTTCAAGCAGGTCAAGGTCAAGGTCAAGGTCAAGGTCAATCCCACCTGGTGCTGGTGGTCAAAGGGGTCTTGTTTCCTATGGTGATATTAGCCCATAA